Genomic window (Aquimarina sp. BL5):
CCCGGATATAATCCAGGTAACTTTCCCCAAGTGCTTTACCCTCTACTTCGTATTGCAAACCTATCCGAATAGGATCATCATAGCTTTTGTTGTTTTTTTCTAAACTACCTTCTATTGCTATTAATCGATCTGATGCAGGTCTAAATTTAATCTCTCCAGCTTCTTTTTGGTTCAAACTAATTTTAAGTTTTGATGGTTTATTCGATTTAGCTACTGCCATAATTTTATAGGTAATAGCTGTTGCATCTACTTTATTAGGAAAATGAAATGAAAATTGTTTTTCTTCATTATTTTTAATTTGATTTCCTAACCATCTTCTCCCCATCATCCCGAGATTGTATTGATCCATTTCGTAAAACTGATCCTCGTTAAATGTGGTAATAATTGTATCCGCTTTTTTGTCAAAGGATTCTGAATTGATTATTCTTCTTCCTCTCTTTCCAGATGTGGTGATAAAATAATATGATTTATCATCGTATATATTAATATGGGTTTTACTATCTGAATTGTATCCCTTAGTACTTTGACCGTAAAAAAGGATATAGCCACCTTCTGATAACTTACCGTTTTCTCCTCTCACTACTTTTATAGCATTTTCCCTTAGATCAAACTCGGTATTTCTACTATTCTTAAGAGGAAGCATGTGTCCTCCATTTCCGTAAATTTTAATTGTTGCAGGATCTGTTGTAGCGACATCAATCCCTAAATTGGATAAAAATTCTGGAGTAAGCTTATATATTCCTGTTTTCTCTATATAAAATTTGTACCAGTTGCCAGTTGCCAATACAGAGTGAGATAAAGGAATCTTTTTTACAATTTGCCTAGTTGTGTCCTTTCCTTTTTCAGTAATAAACTGTTGTTGATTTCCATAAAAAGAAGCACTCAACAAAGCAACAAAACATAATAAAACACTTCTTTTCATAAAAACAAAATGATAAAATAAATATACATTTTATATTTCATGAATCGTACCATTCTTATTTCCTAAGAAAAGATATGATTTCTAAATGCGATCATTATTTTTTCAATTTTCAAAAACCATCCTTTTCGGGTGGGAAAATTAATGATAGATCATTTTACTTTTGCCTCTGGCTAAAATTTGATTCGTACTCCTTATTTGGATTTTACCATTCAGATAAATTTATAAATCGATTAATTATTTTATTATGAAAAAACTTACTTTACTTTTATTTTTAACTTCTACCACCCTATTCCTTTCCTGCGGAAGTGATGACAATGATCCTTCTATAGGGATTGATGAAACTCAAATTACAGGAGAGTGGAAATTAGAGGCATTCCGATTGGATAACGGTCAGACTTTTGTTGAATCTGAAGGAACTCGTGTTCTATTTTCTGAATTCTCTTCGTTTGGAAAAGATTTTAATACGATTGTTACTTTTTCTGAAGACCCTCAAACTTTTACAAGTGATGGAGGATACACTACCGTTCTTACAAATACAGTTCTTGGTCAGGAAACCACTACTCAAGAAATTCCTACTCCCGGTTTCGCAGCTTCTGGAGAATGGATAATTGAAAACGGGAATCTAATTTTAGACGTTCAAGGAACTGAGGAGTCTTTTAAAATTTCTGGTTTGAATTCTCAAACTCTTTTACTTGAGAAAGCACTAAATGAATCCATTCCTTTTTCAGGATTTACACAGGTTTCAACAGGTATGACATTTTTCACATTTACAAAACAATAGACTTTATAAAGATTTTTAATAAAAAGGGTGGAAAAATTGCCCCACCCTTTTTATTATATAACTGTCCCGTCCTGAAATATCGATACACTAAAATCTTAGTGAAATGAAAAAATCACTACCGCCAATTTATCCTCACAAAATGATAAATTATAATTTATTTCAAAATTCACGGTAACAAATCATAAGCTTAAGACACTTACTAAAAGATACTTTAAACTACTTTTCTGAATTCCATCAATAAAACAATATTTTGAAGATGAAATATTTGGAAAACTGTATTTTTAAAATAAAAATTTATCAATTAAAGAAACATGAGGCATATCACATTTTTATTGGCATTTTTTATTAGTAATTTGTGTATTTCGCAAACTGCTCCTTTTACCTGCGTAAAAAAAATTAACCCAAACACAAGGGGTACGGAAATTACAATTTCAGCAGAAAATTCTACAAATAGTATAATTACCGAAGTTCCACCATGGATAATTATGGGATGTTGGAGAGGATATTTTTACAACGAAGTGGGCAGAAACTCACGTTTTATAACTACTGCAAAAAATATGGTAGATAATACTGAAGCTGGATCATGTGACAGTTTTATAGAAGCTTGCATTCCCAAAAGAACAGATTTCAACGTCTCGGTTAGAATACCTAACTATACTATTAGCGAAGTCCATCACGCAAATTGGCAAACTAGATCAACTGATCATATAAGAAATTATGCCGGAATATACGCAGCAGAAACGATTAAGCAATTAGATAAAATAATTAATATAGGTTTTGTTCACGGTGAAAATGGCGCGAATTATAGTCATGAATATCAAAACAACTTTAGAAGCTACGACACCACTGCTGTATGGTCTGCCCCTTTAGAAAATTACTATGCATTTTTAAGTATGGCATGGTTAAAAAGTGATCAAGAAAATGGATGGGGTCATGAAAAATATATTGATATGGGACCAATCGCTTGGCCAAGTACTGGATATTTAAAAAATGCCACCAAGATTAACTATGACAATAATTCAACGGCTCCTACATTCTCACCATACTACGTAGGAGGTGAAAAATTAACTAGCGGATTAAGACATCCTTCATCTATTAAATACAATGGATATATCTATGTATTCTTTTCTGAATCTAGCCCAAGAATGATTTCTGCTTCTGGCATCAAAGTCATAAGAGTTCCAGAACCCCAAGCCACAAATCCAAATGCATACAAAATTTATTACAATGGTGGTTGGTATAAATCATTACCTGAAAATTTCAGTAAAGAAAGGCTAGCTGATTTTCTTCAAATTGAAGGCCCGAAAAGCACTTCTATTTTAGGATCTAGTCATCGATTTAGTGTTGCAAAAGTTCAAGATACCGATTACTTTATAGGAGTGAGAGAATATCGCGATCACACAAATAAAACTTACCATATCTCTTTACACAAATCGTTCGATCTTACAAATTGGAGCGAAGGATATGATATTTATTTTGCAGATGATCAGGATGGTCAAGCTTGGAGTAATAGTGATTTGCATTATCCTATATTTATGGATAAATACGGAAAATCAAATACAGTTATCGACAGGGATAAATTCTATATATTGTTCAGTAAAACTAATGGCTTCGATAAAATAAGAAGATGGGAGTTAAATTTAACCTGTTCAAACGATGAGATATCTTGTCTTGAACCATTAGATTTCATAATATCAAAAGAAAGAAACGTTCCCTCAAAAACATCATTAGATTGTAATAACATATACATTAAAAATAACACATTAATATTACCAGTGCTAACCAATGGCTCTTACAATATCGAAATCTATAACATTTCTGGACAAAAAATAATCAGCAAATCACTTTCTAATAAAGAAAACTTAATACCACTTAAGAACTATGCTCCAAAGAACTCTATCCTGCTGTATACTCTAAAAAACACAACAACAGGAAATTATTGCAATGGAAAAATAGTTTTTTAATAAAAAGTCATAAAACATATCTAGTTTTAAATTAGATATGTTTTATGATTGTTCTAAAGCTTGTGCTAGATCCGCAATAATATCATCAATATGCTCTAATCCTACTGAGCATCTTACCATTCCATCTGTAATTCCTACTGCCAATTTATCCTCAATCGCTAGTTTACTATGCGTGGTAGAAGCTGGATGGGTTACTATAGTTCTGGTATCTCCTAAATTAGCAGAAAGTGAACACATTTTTATACTATCAAAAAATGTTTTTCCTCCTTTTACTCCGTTTTTAACTTCGAAAGCTACGATATTACCTCCTAATTTCATTTGCTTCTTAGCCACTTCATATTGTGGATGAGATTTTAGAAAAGGATACTTCACCCAATTCACTTTAGGATGTTCTTCTAAAAACTTGGCTAATTTTAAGGCATTTTCGCAATGTCTATCTACTCTTACTGCCAATGTTTCCAAACTTTTTGACAATACCCAAGCATTAAAAGGTGATAAAGCTGGTCCGGTATTTCGTGAAAATAAATAGATCTCTCTGATCAATTCCTTTTTTCCAACGGTAACTCCACCTAATACACGTCCTTGCCCATCAATTAATTTTGTAGCTGAATGGATTACAAGATCAGCTCCAAATTTTATTGGGTTTTGTAAATATGGCGTCGCAAAACAATTATCAATAATCAATAACAGCTCATGTTTTTTTGCAATCTCACCTAGTAACTCTAAATCTAGCACATCTACTCCAGGATTGGTAGGAGATTCTGCATAGATAATTTTTGTATTAGGCTGTATTAAGCTTTCTACCTTATCAACCTCATTAACTGGAAAATAACTTGTCTCTATATTCCACTTAGGAAAGTATTTAGTAAACAACGAATGTGTAGAACCGAATACGGATCGCGCAGAAACTATATGATCTCCCGCATCTAGCAATGCAGCAAATGTAGAAAACACTGCTGCCATTCCTGTAGCAAAGGCGTAACCGTCTTCTGCTCCTTCTAATTTGCAGATTTTATCCACAAACTCTGTGGTATTCGGGTTACTAAAACGACTATATAAATTACGATCTTTCTCTTCTGCAAAGGCTGCTCTCATTTCCTCAGAATCTTCAAAAACAAATCCTGATGTTAGATACATTGGTGTAGAATGTTCTAAAAACTGAGTTTTTTCTGTCTGAGTTCTTACAGCTTGTGTTTCAAAATTTTGGCTTTTTAAGCTCATACTTCTTCGTTATTAACGACTACTTTATATTTGATCGTTGCAGTTGGCTCTAATGTTTTTGATACAGAGCAATATTTTTCGAATGATAATTGCGCAGCTCTTTTTGCCTTTTCTGGAGTTATCTCTCCTTCTAAGTATACAGTAACCGAAATTTCTTTAAATGGTTTCGCTCCATCAATTTCTACTCTTGACCCATCTACTTCTGCTCTGTAATCTGTAATTTCTTGTCGTTGTTTTTTTAATATAGAAATTACATCAATCGCACTGCAGCCTGCAACTCCCATCAACACATATTCCATTGGACTTGGTGCTAAATCATGACCTCCCACTTCGGGTTTACTATCTATATAGGTTAGATGCCCTCTTTCATTTTTTAACTCAAAATGATAATCGTTATCTATTCTTTTTAATTCTATTTTCATCGTATCTGTTTTTATCTATTTTATTTGAACGTTACCTTTCGACTACACTTCGACAAGCTCAGTGTGACATCATAGGGTCAGCCTTCTGCTATATCTTTTTTACTTGTTCTCGATACCCTCCAAAGGCGGGCAGGCAATCCGCCTGGGCGGACACTCGAACTCACGTAAAAAAGGATGCCGCATCAAATGTTTTATATTCACTATCTCTTAAATCAATAAAAAACAATGAGTAATCCCTAACGCAATTAATTTTCTATCCTTTTTCGGTCAATCTTAATATATCTCCAAAGACTCCTCTAGCAGTTACAGCCGCTCCCGCTCCTGCTCCCTGAATTACTATTGGTTGATCTCCGTATGATTCTGTATAAATTTCGAATATAGAGTCGGATCCTTTTACTTGTCCTAACGCACTACTTTCTTCAACAGATACCAATTTAACATCCAAAATACCTTTTTCTTTGAATAAATCCCCATGTAAATCTCCAATATATCGTAGCACATGATTAGGTTTTTGTTCATCCTTTATGTTTTGGTATACAGCATCTAATTCTTCCAATCTTTCCAAAAATTTATTTGCATCTCCTTCTCTCAAATTCTCAGGAATTAAATTATGGATATTAATATCTGTAAATTCATTACTAAGATCTAACTCCCGTGCTAAAATCAGCAATTTCCTTCCGACATCATTCCCGCATAGATCTTCACGAGGATCGGGCTCAGTAAAACCTTTATCAATAGCTTCTTGTAATACTTCACTAAATTTCCGATCATCTTTCGAAAAAGTATTAAACAAATAACTTAACGATCCAGAAAAAACACCTTTAATTCTTGTAATATTTTCGCCGGATAAATGCAAAAGTTTAATTGTATCTATTAGTGGTAATCCAGCACCTACATTGGTTTCATAAAAATATTTTTTTTGATGCTCGTCTAACTTTAGTCGAAGTTCTTTATAAAAGTCAAAACCTAGTGTATTTGCCACCTTATTGGATGAAACCAGATCAAATCCATTTTCCACCAAAGTGATATAATTATCTACAAATACTTTACTCGCTGTATTATCAATTGCAATTAAATTTTCTAAATGATGTTCATCTGCAAACTTAATGAGATCTTCTATTCCGTAAGAACTTCCTTCTATTATATCGGATCGCCAATTAGTATCAATTCCATTTTTACTTAAAAGTATTTTTTTGGAATTCGCAACGGCAAAAATATTTAGATCAATCTTTTTTCTCTTTTCAATCTTCTTTGCAGATTTCAAAATCTGATATATCAATGTTCCTCCTACCAAACCGTGTCCAAATATGGCGATATTTATTTTTTTTGAGACACCAAAAATCTCTCCATGAATAACATTCAATGCCTTATGAAGTTGGTTTTTATAAACGACTAAGCTTACATTCTTTCCAGAAATAGTATTATTAAAAAGCAAAGGGATTACCTGGTTTTTAATCAATGCATTGTATGGTCGATGAAAAGTACTTAAATCTTGTCCGATAATGGAAATTACGGAAACGTTATTTTCTACTGTGATTGTATTCACATCTCTCTTATAAAAATCAGTCTCGAACTCTTGTTCCAAAACTTTTTTAGCTTCTATTGCTTTATCCCCTTCTACCACTAATCCTATACCTCTCTCTGATGAACCTTGAGAAATTATACTTACACTTATATTTTTATAAGCTAATGCTTTAAAAATCCTAGCATCTACTCCTACTTTTCCTAACAGACCTCTTCCTTCTAAATTAATTAAAGAAACATTTTCTAAAACAGAAAGAGATTTAATTCCTTTCTCATCATTTTCTGCAGTGATCAAAGTTCCTTTATTTTTATGATCAAAAGTGTTTAAAATGCGTAAAGGAATATTTTTTTCTATCAGTGGAATAATGGTTTTAGCGTGCAAAATATTAGCTCCAAAATAAGCCAGTTCATTCGCTTCTGTAAAAGATAGTTTTTCTATTTTTTTCGCGTCAGGTACTAAATCAGGATTTGCAGTATAAATACCACTTACGTGGGTGAAATTTTGCAATTCTTCTGCATCCAGATAATTTGCCAATAAAGCAGCCGTATAATTACTACCATTTCTACCAAGCGTTGTTGTTTCATTATTCATATTAGAAGCTATGAATCCTGTTACCACATTTACTGTTGCTCCATTATACTTTCTAAAATGATCAACTACATTTTTTTTAGATAATTTATCCAAAGGTTCTGCCTCACCAAACTTACCATCAGTTTTGATTAACTCTCTACCATCCGTAAAATTAGCATTCACTCCTTTTTCTTTAAGAATATGCGTAAGTAGTTTTGCAGAAATCACTTCTCCTTGCGACAATACTTGGTCTTTTATTCTTTTACTATAATCTCCTAACAGGGATACTCCCTCAAAAAGCTTATCTAATGTTTCGAATTCATCGTCTACATTAAAACTAGGATAATTAGCTACTTGATATTGCTTAAATACTTCTAGTTGTTTCTGATAACTTTCACTTCTAACGGCTTTATTTAAAATAGCTTCTAATTCATCCGTTGATTTTCCCCTTGCAGACAACACCACGGTAATCAATTCGCCATTGTTAACTTTATCTTCTATTATATCAACCACTTTATGAATTCCTTCACCATTTGATAGTGACTTTCCTCCAAATTTTAAAATCTTCATCTTTATATTATTTTAAAACACATCTACTAACAACTTACTGAGTTGATCAAATTCTATTAAAAACGCATCATGTCCGTGAACGGA
Coding sequences:
- a CDS encoding OsmC family protein — encoded protein: MKIELKRIDNDYHFELKNERGHLTYIDSKPEVGGHDLAPSPMEYVLMGVAGCSAIDVISILKKQRQEITDYRAEVDGSRVEIDGAKPFKEISVTVYLEGEITPEKAKRAAQLSFEKYCSVSKTLEPTATIKYKVVVNNEEV
- the thrA gene encoding bifunctional aspartate kinase/homoserine dehydrogenase I is translated as MKILKFGGKSLSNGEGIHKVVDIIEDKVNNGELITVVLSARGKSTDELEAILNKAVRSESYQKQLEVFKQYQVANYPSFNVDDEFETLDKLFEGVSLLGDYSKRIKDQVLSQGEVISAKLLTHILKEKGVNANFTDGRELIKTDGKFGEAEPLDKLSKKNVVDHFRKYNGATVNVVTGFIASNMNNETTTLGRNGSNYTAALLANYLDAEELQNFTHVSGIYTANPDLVPDAKKIEKLSFTEANELAYFGANILHAKTIIPLIEKNIPLRILNTFDHKNKGTLITAENDEKGIKSLSVLENVSLINLEGRGLLGKVGVDARIFKALAYKNISVSIISQGSSERGIGLVVEGDKAIEAKKVLEQEFETDFYKRDVNTITVENNVSVISIIGQDLSTFHRPYNALIKNQVIPLLFNNTISGKNVSLVVYKNQLHKALNVIHGEIFGVSKKINIAIFGHGLVGGTLIYQILKSAKKIEKRKKIDLNIFAVANSKKILLSKNGIDTNWRSDIIEGSSYGIEDLIKFADEHHLENLIAIDNTASKVFVDNYITLVENGFDLVSSNKVANTLGFDFYKELRLKLDEHQKKYFYETNVGAGLPLIDTIKLLHLSGENITRIKGVFSGSLSYLFNTFSKDDRKFSEVLQEAIDKGFTEPDPREDLCGNDVGRKLLILARELDLSNEFTDINIHNLIPENLREGDANKFLERLEELDAVYQNIKDEQKPNHVLRYIGDLHGDLFKEKGILDVKLVSVEESSALGQVKGSDSIFEIYTESYGDQPIVIQGAGAGAAVTARGVFGDILRLTEKG
- a CDS encoding PLP-dependent aspartate aminotransferase family protein, producing MSLKSQNFETQAVRTQTEKTQFLEHSTPMYLTSGFVFEDSEEMRAAFAEEKDRNLYSRFSNPNTTEFVDKICKLEGAEDGYAFATGMAAVFSTFAALLDAGDHIVSARSVFGSTHSLFTKYFPKWNIETSYFPVNEVDKVESLIQPNTKIIYAESPTNPGVDVLDLELLGEIAKKHELLLIIDNCFATPYLQNPIKFGADLVIHSATKLIDGQGRVLGGVTVGKKELIREIYLFSRNTGPALSPFNAWVLSKSLETLAVRVDRHCENALKLAKFLEEHPKVNWVKYPFLKSHPQYEVAKKQMKLGGNIVAFEVKNGVKGGKTFFDSIKMCSLSANLGDTRTIVTHPASTTHSKLAIEDKLAVGITDGMVRCSVGLEHIDDIIADLAQALEQS